The proteins below come from a single Sorghum bicolor cultivar BTx623 chromosome 4, Sorghum_bicolor_NCBIv3, whole genome shotgun sequence genomic window:
- the LOC8059085 gene encoding GDSL esterase/lipase At5g45910 produces MASAVILTLMLCAAASWVVAAAAAQNYSAIFNFGDSITDTGNLCTNGRPSQITFTQPPYGETYFGTPTCRCSDGRVVVDFLSTQFGLPFLPPSKSSSADFKQGANMAITGATAMDAPFFRSLGLSDKIWNNGPISFQLQWFQQIATAVCGQSCKSYLANSLFVFGEFGGNDYNAMIFGGYTIEQARKYTPKIVNTISRGIDKLIGLGATDIVVPGVLPIGCFPIYLTIYQSSNSSDYDDLGCLKSFNDLSTYHNTLLQKRVDIIQSRHRKTARIMYADFYSAVYDMVRNPQTYGFSSVFETCCGSGGGKYNYQNSARCGMSGASACANPATHLSWDGIHLTEAAYKQITDGWLKGPYCRPPILHN; encoded by the exons ATGGCGTCTGCTGTGATTCTGACCCTGATGCTCTGCGCGGCGGCGTCGTGggtggtcgcggcggcggcggcgcagaaCTACAGCGCCATCTTCAACTTCGGCGACTCGATCACGGACACGGGCAACCTGTGCACCAACGGCAGGCCGTCGCAGATCACCTTCACGCAGCCCCCCTACGGCGAGACCTACTTCGGCACGCCGACGTGCCGCTGCTCCGACGGCCGCGTCGTCGTCGACTTCCTCA GCACTCAGTTCGGGCTGCCGTTCCTGCCGCCGTCCAAGTCGAGCAGCGCCGACTTCAAGCAGGGCGCCAACATGGCCATCACGGGCGCAACGGCCATGGACGCCCCCTTCTTCCGCTCGCTCGGCCTCTCCGACAAGATCTGGAACAACGGGCCCATCAGCTTTCAGCTCCAGTGGTTCCAGCAGATCGCCACCGCCGTCTGCGgacaaa GCTGTAAGAGCTACCTGGCCAACTCCCTGTTCGTGTTCGGCGAGTTCGGCGGCAACGACTACAACGCCATGATCTTCGGTGGATACACCATCGAGCAGGCCAGGAAATACACACCCAAGATCGTCAACACCATCTCTAGAGGCATTGAT AAACTGATCGGACTGGGCGCGACGGACATCGTCGTCCCGGGTGTCTTGCCCATCGGGTGCTTCCCGATCTACCTGACCATCTACCAGAGCTCCAACAGCAGCGACTACGACGACCTCGGCTGCCTCAAGAGCTTCAACGACCTGTCCACGTACCACAACACCCTGCTGCAGAAGAGGGTGGACATCATCCAGAGCAGGCACAGGAAGACGGCGCGCATCATGTACGCCGACTTCTACTCCGCCGTCTACGACATGGTCCGGAACCCACAGACCTACG GGTTCAGCTCGGTGTTCGAGACGTGCTGCGGATCAGGCGGCGGCAAGTACAACTACCAGAACAGCGCGCGGTGCGGCatgtcgggcgcgtccgcgtGCGCCAACCCGGCGACGCACCTCAGCTGGGACGGCATCCACCTCACCGAGGCCGCGTACAAGCAGATCACCGACGGCTGGCTCAAGGGGCCCTACTGCCGCCCGCCCATCCTGCACAACTAA